Proteins encoded by one window of Selenihalanaerobacter shriftii:
- a CDS encoding ECF transporter S component produces MNSNTQSTIKENFWETRRLVRMALFIALSGLGAWITFPSPIGTVAFDSGPGYFLVLYAGGLEGAVVLGIGHLISALKVGFPLGPIHLLIGVLMSGCGIVFWYLKEKLNLIIAAIVVSLLNGVGVTALLIPLVGMGFFISMTPVLLVGSAINIILSILIYRSLTKID; encoded by the coding sequence ATGAATTCTAATACTCAATCTACAATCAAAGAAAATTTTTGGGAAACTAGACGATTAGTTAGAATGGCTTTGTTTATTGCATTAAGTGGATTAGGAGCATGGATTACATTTCCTAGTCCAATTGGGACTGTAGCTTTTGATTCTGGTCCTGGTTACTTCTTAGTTCTTTATGCTGGTGGTTTAGAAGGGGCAGTTGTATTAGGAATTGGACATTTAATTTCAGCACTTAAAGTAGGTTTTCCATTAGGACCTATTCATCTTTTAATTGGAGTTTTGATGTCAGGATGCGGGATAGTATTTTGGTATTTAAAAGAAAAACTTAATTTAATTATAGCAGCAATTGTTGTAAGTTTATTAAATGGAGTAGGAGTTACTGCTTTACTAATCCCTTTAGTTGGTATGGGCTTCTTTATCAGTATGACTCCAGTCTTATTAGTAGGTTCAGCAATTAATATTATTTTATCTATCTTAATTTATCGGTCATTGACCAAAATAGATTAA
- a CDS encoding AIR synthase related protein translates to MQRDISIVDLPSKQKLIIACDSSGGIGPKARDQVSVSGEIVGKLGVRVALMEVLAVRATPIAVVNTLTVEYEPTGKEIISGIKQELEMLDLDVDKVLNGSTEENILTGETGVGITVIGISNTEDLRLANSRAGDILTAIGIPKVGEDVLDSKEEVIDLDTMKKLIKLNYIYDILPVGSKGIKYEAELLADMNNLNLDLVETDIDLQKSAGPSTVLLVTLPKNRMTDLQKVIYKPINLIGSLYSIT, encoded by the coding sequence ATGCAAAGAGATATTTCAATAGTAGACTTGCCATCAAAGCAAAAGTTAATTATTGCTTGTGATTCAAGTGGAGGAATTGGTCCTAAAGCTAGAGATCAAGTGTCTGTATCTGGAGAGATAGTAGGTAAATTAGGGGTTCGGGTAGCTTTAATGGAAGTATTAGCTGTTAGAGCTACCCCCATAGCAGTAGTAAATACTTTAACTGTCGAGTATGAACCTACAGGAAAAGAAATTATATCTGGGATTAAACAAGAATTAGAAATGTTAGATTTAGATGTTGATAAAGTATTAAATGGAAGCACAGAAGAAAATATTCTCACTGGTGAAACAGGAGTAGGGATTACCGTAATTGGAATCTCTAATACTGAAGATTTAAGATTGGCTAACTCACGTGCTGGTGATATTCTAACTGCTATTGGAATACCAAAAGTTGGTGAAGATGTGTTGGATTCAAAAGAAGAAGTTATAGATTTAGATACTATGAAGAAACTAATAAAATTAAATTATATTTACGATATCTTACCTGTCGGTTCCAAAGGTATTAAGTATGAAGCAGAATTATTAGCAGATATGAATAATTTAAATCTTGATTTAGTTGAAACAGATATAGACTTACAGAAATCTGCTGGACCATCTACAGTATTATTAGTCACTTTACCTAAAAATAGGATGACTGATTTACAAAAAGTAATCTATAAGCCAATTAATTTAATAGGTTCTCTTTATTCAATAACTTAG
- a CDS encoding TIM barrel protein, which yields MKRLFNLSAYNLDWFNNDWQQVEKFCKKNGLVGVELLAKGVNENICIEKIPIKLIKGMHLSYYLNWLPLKTGEKQELNLSEIIDNYRQELRLASKLEVDYVIFHASHTSMEEIFTGNFKYTNKEILIEVANIINEVLVDLDLNFKLLFENLWWNGLTFLNKTSALNFLDKINYENKGFLLDTGHLMNTNLKLRDEADGLEYIKRILADFQQDSDLFYGVHLHKSLSGIYRQNNTDKLYEEFKDSNDLDKKSRLTHQLIFNTDQHLPFSNKVLNEMLQIIEPIYITHEFTCATKEEFNNYLKIQERALQGE from the coding sequence ATGAAGAGGCTATTTAATCTAAGTGCTTATAATTTAGATTGGTTTAATAATGATTGGCAACAAGTAGAAAAATTCTGTAAGAAGAATGGTCTAGTTGGAGTTGAATTATTAGCTAAAGGGGTCAATGAAAATATTTGTATAGAAAAGATTCCTATTAAATTGATAAAAGGGATGCATTTATCTTATTATTTAAATTGGTTACCATTAAAGACAGGAGAGAAGCAAGAATTAAATTTAAGTGAGATAATTGATAATTATCGTCAAGAGTTAAGGCTAGCTTCTAAATTAGAAGTAGATTATGTTATATTTCATGCTAGTCATACTAGTATGGAGGAAATATTTACTGGTAACTTTAAGTATACTAATAAAGAAATATTGATAGAGGTAGCTAATATTATCAATGAAGTATTAGTTGATTTAGATTTAAATTTTAAATTACTATTTGAAAATTTATGGTGGAATGGATTGACCTTTTTAAATAAGACGTCTGCTTTAAATTTTCTTGATAAAATTAACTATGAGAATAAAGGATTTCTATTAGATACTGGTCATTTAATGAATACTAATCTTAAATTAAGAGATGAAGCCGATGGTTTAGAATATATTAAGAGAATATTAGCTGATTTTCAACAAGATTCAGATTTGTTTTATGGGGTTCACTTACATAAATCATTATCAGGTATTTATCGGCAGAATAATACAGATAAACTGTATGAAGAATTTAAAGATAGTAATGACTTAGATAAGAAAAGTAGGTTAACACATCAACTTATCTTTAATACAGATCAACATTTACCGTTTAGTAATAAAGTACTTAATGAGATGTTGCAAATAATTGAACCAATATATATTACTCATGAATTTACTTGTGCTACTAAAGAGGAATTTAATAATTATTTAAAAATTCAAGAAAGAGCTTTACAAGGAGAATAA
- a CDS encoding ABC transporter ATP-binding protein, whose protein sequence is MFILQDVKFKNILVIDELEIPAHKISCIIGPSGAGKSTLLRLINNLISVDQGQVLYREKNVEEINPINLRREVMMLPQKPVTFSGTVRDNLEIGFELTEREVPKESIMKQILNRVQLDKDLAFQAKKLSGGEKQRLSLARILLLKPEVLLLDEPSSALDEETEKLIIEEVVRYVRENNKTSLMITHSKRVAETYGDKIIMLNSGKVIDEVEN, encoded by the coding sequence ATGTTTATTCTACAGGATGTTAAGTTTAAGAATATTTTAGTAATTGATGAATTAGAGATTCCTGCTCATAAGATATCTTGTATTATCGGTCCTAGCGGTGCTGGTAAATCTACTTTACTTAGGTTAATAAATAATCTGATTAGTGTAGACCAAGGCCAAGTATTATATCGAGAAAAGAATGTTGAGGAAATTAACCCTATTAATTTACGTAGAGAAGTGATGATGTTACCACAAAAACCAGTTACATTTTCGGGAACGGTTAGAGATAATTTAGAGATTGGCTTTGAGCTGACAGAAAGAGAAGTTCCTAAAGAAAGTATTATGAAGCAGATACTAAATAGAGTGCAATTAGATAAAGATTTGGCTTTTCAAGCTAAAAAGTTATCAGGTGGTGAGAAACAACGTTTATCTTTAGCGCGGATCTTATTACTAAAACCAGAAGTTTTATTATTAGACGAGCCCTCCTCTGCTTTAGATGAAGAGACAGAAAAACTAATTATTGAAGAAGTAGTTAGATATGTTAGAGAGAATAATAAGACTTCACTGATGATTACCCATTCTAAACGGGTAGCTGAAACTTATGGAGATAAAATTATTATGCTTAACAGCGGAAAAGTAATTGATGAGGTGGAAAATTAA